Within the Bradyrhizobium ottawaense genome, the region ATGCACCAATACTGCGAACGTGGCCCAACCCGATACCGCGAACTGGAACAATAGCGGGTTCATGCGCAATGTCGTTGAAGCCATACCGGTCGCAGCGATCTAGGAGGGGCAGATGTCGAAGCATATCCTGGTATTGGCTTTCCTGACCGCGGTGGCATTGGCGCCAACGCCGGCATGGGTTCAGGACCTGACCGCGCTCAAATCGGTGAATGCGGATCTGCCAGCGGGAGATCAACAGCTCCCTGGCGGCTCCGAGGCCGATGCCATCAACAACAACTGCCTCGCCTGCCATTCCGCCGACATGGTGCTGAACCAGCCGGCGCTTCCGAAGGCGACCTGGGAGACCGAGGTTCATAAGATGATCAATATCTACAAAGCGCCAATCGACGACGCCGATGTCGGATCGATCGTCGCATATCTCGCGAAAACGAAAGGCCTCGACGCCGACGGGCGATGATCCTAACGCAGGAAATTTCAAGCAGATGGCGCGGAAGACTCGTCCTGCGCGACATGAAAAGAATGCCGAGTGCCATGAGGCCAAAAAAGAGATCGAAATGGATTCGCGCAACGGCGCGGCGAGGCTAGCCGCCGGCCGCGAGCATCTGTGCGCGCCGCTCGACGTATCGGTAATCTCTTCCGAGCGGGAGATCGAGCCCCTGCCAGACCGAAACCAAGGCATCAGCCAACTGTTGGATCAGCCGGACGTCGTGCGCAGGGGTGGGGGTAATCCGCAATCGCTCGGTGCCTCGGGCGACCGTCGGATAATTGATCGGCTGGATATAGATCCCGTGCCGCTCAAGCAGAAGATCGCTCGCCTGCTTGCATAGCGCGGGATCCCCGACCATGACCGGCACGATATGGGTCTCCGTCGCCAGCACCGGCAGGCCGGCGCCCCGCAGGGCAGCCTTGGTCGCCGCCACGGCAGCGCGCTGGCCCATGCGCTCCACGTCCGATACCTTGAGATGGGCAATCGAGGCTATCGCAGCTGCTGCAACCGCGGGCGGCAGAGCGGTTGTGAAGATAAATCCGGGAGCATGGGATCGGACCGCGTCCACGACAGCGCTGCTGCCGGCGATGTAACCGCCGAGCGTACCGAAGGCTTTTGCAAGCGTTCCCTCGATCACATCGATCCGCGCCATGACCCCATCGCGCTCGGCGATGCCGGCGCCGCGCGGCCCGTACATGCCAACGGCGTGCACCTCGTCGAGATAGGTCATCGCGTTATAGCGCTGCGCGAGATCGCAGATCGCCTTGAGTGGAGCAACGTCGCCGTCCATCGAATAGACGCTCTCGAACACGATCAGCTTCGGGCGGCCGGGCGCCGCGCGCGAGAGCAATTCCTCCAGGTGCTCAAGATCGTTGTGGCGCCAGATCTGCCGGGCACAGCCAGCGGCACGCACGCCTTCGATCATCGAATTGTGGTTGAGTGCGTCTGACAGGATCAGGCAGTCCGGAAGCAGCCTCGCGATCGTCGCGATACCTGTGTGGTTGGAAACATAGCCGGACGTGAAAACGAGTGCGGCTTCCTTGTTATGCAGGTCGGCGAGCTCGGCCTCCAGCTGGACCAGCGCCCGATTTGTACCCGAAATGTTGCGCGTTCCGCCTGCGCCGGCACCCATCGTGCGGGCGGCGGTGCACATTGCTTCGATCACCTTCGGGTGTTGGCCCATGCCGAGATAGTCGTTCGAGCACCAGACAACGACATTCCGCGCGCCGCCTGGGCTGTTCCAGAGCGCATGAGGGAACTGTCCCGCTTTGCGCTCCAGGTCGGCGAAGGTGCGATAGCGGCGCTCGCGTTTCAGCGCAGCAATGGCGGATTGAAAGCTTTCATTATAGTCGAACATTCCAGGGTATCCTTTGCCGATCGAATTCGTCTTTCACGTCACGCTGACAGGCGAGGTGTTCTGTCTGTTCGAGATAGACAGCTCGGCGCGACCAGGTGTCGCCCGGGCGCGATAGATTGATTGGAGCGGCCGGCAGCGCGGGCGAGCGTTGCCGGCCAGCGGGCCTATCCGGCGGCGATCATCTGCGGCCGGAAATCGATGCCCAGCGCCTTGGCGACGCCCGCGCCGTAGGCCGGATCGGCCTTGGCACAGTTGGCGATATGACGTTCCTGAATGTGCTTCGCGGCGCCGCCGACCTGACGGGCCGTATTGTCAAACAGCATTTGCTGCTGCGCAGGCGTCATCTTGCGGAAGAGATCGCCCGGCTGCTGCCAATGATCGTCGTCGACACGATGGTCCCAGTGCGCGGCCGCTCCTTCTGTCTCGAGTGGCGGCTCGTTGAGCTGCGGCTGATCGATCCACTCGCCCCGGCTATTGGGGAAGTAGGTCGGCGTTCCACCGAGATTGCCATCGGTGCGCATCGCGCCATCACGATGATAGCTGTGAAACGGGCATTTCGGCGCATTGACGGGAATGTGGTGGTGATTGACGCCCAGGCGATACCGTTGCGCATCCCCATAGGAGAACAGGCGCGCCTGCAGCATCTTGTCGGGCGAATAGCCGATGCCCGGCACGATATTGGCAGGCGAGAACGCCGCCTGTTCGACCTCGGCGAAGACGTTTTCGGGATTTCGGTGCAGCTCAAAAAATCCGACCTCGATCAGCGGGAAGTCGCCCTTCGGCCAGACCTTCGTCAGGTCGAAGGGATTGAATGGGAAAGCCTTCGCCTGGGCGTCCGTCATCACCTGGATGAAGAGCGTCCAGCGCGGGAAATCCCCGGCCTCGATGCTCCCGTAAAGATCCCGCTGATGGCTCTCGCGATCCTTGCCGACCAGGGCCTCGGCTTCCGCGTCCGTCAGGTTCTGAATGCCCTGCTGACTGCGGAAGTGGAACTTGACCCAGATGCGCTCGTTTGCGGCGTTGAGGAAACTATAGGCATGGCTGCCGAAGCCGTGCATGTGGCGGAAGCTCTTCGGGATGCCGCGTTCGCTCATGACGATCGTGACCTGATGCAGGGCTTCCGGCAGCAGCGTCCAGAAGTCCCAGTTGTTGTCGGCGCTGCGCATACCGGTTCGCGGATCACGCTTGATGGCGTGGTTGAGGTCCGGAAACCGCAACGGATCGCGGAAGAAAAACACCGGCGTGTTGTTGCCGACAACGTCCCAGTTGCCCTCCTCAGTATAGAACTTGAGCGCGAAGCCGCGGATATCGCGCTCGGCGTCGGCGGCGCCGCGCTCGCCCGCGACGGTAGAGAAGCGGGCGAACATCGGGGTCTGCTTGCCGATCTTGGAGAAGATCTTCGCCTTGGTGTAGCGGGTGATATCGTGCGTGACGGTAAAGGTGCCGTGGGCGCCGGAGCCCTTGGCGTGCATGCGGCGTTCCGGAATCACTTCGCGCGCGAAATGGGCCAGCTTCTCGATCAGCCAGACGTCCTGCAGCAGCGCCGGCCCTCGCGGCCCGGCGGTCTGAATGTTGAGATTGTCCGTGACGGGGGTGCCCGACGCATGGGCCAGCGGCGGGCGTTTGGTTTCACTGCTCATTGAGTTGCTCCTTAGCTGTGTGTTGAACGGGTTGGAGAAATGATCACGCGGCGGCCCGGGGCTGCCTGCCGCGTCGCTTGGTGCGTTCGTGAAAAATGGACCCGATGAAGTCGAGGCTGGTTCGCGCGGCCAACAGCGCGGTGATCCCGGAAGGATCGTAAGGCGGCGAAACCTCGACAAAATCAGCGCCGACAACCTCAAACCGCCTGGCGACCTCGCGGAGAATGTCCTTGCCTTCGTAGTAGCTGAAGCCGCCATGGCTGATCGTGGCCGTGCCCGGTGCGATCGACGGATCGAAGCTGTCGATGTCGATCGAGACATAGACGCGTTCGCCGTCGGGAATGTGCGCGAGAGACGCGGCGACGCCCTGGGCGCGGAGCTTACGCAAGGGAACGACGTGCGTGCCATACGCCTTTGCGGCTTCCCAATCCTTCCGGCTCACGGCCGCCATGTTGTGCGGTCCAAGCGTAGTGATGCCCTTCACATGCCGCATCTCGGATGCCCGTCGCATCGGGCTGCCGTGGCCCCACGTGATGCCGTTGCGCTCGTCGATGAAATCGAAATGCGCATCCAGATGGACAATGTGGATCGGTTTCTCGTTCGAGAAGGCGGCGACCGTCGCCATCGTGATCGCGTGGTCACCGCCCAGGATATAAGGCATGGTTCTGGCATCGAGCAGGGCGCGCACGGCTTGCTCGGCGTTGGCCAGGCTGCGCTTGGTGTCGGCGTAGATCACATCGCTGTCGCCGGCATCGACGATCTTCACTTCGGCAGCAGTCAGATAGGTGACTTCGTCCTCGAAATCGAACACGCCCTCCTGCCCGAAGCTGTGAAACATCGAAACCTCGCGGATCGCACGCGGGCCGAATCGCGTGCCGACGCGATAGCTCGATGCTGTGTCGATCGGGATCCCGAGGATGGCGACGTCGGCTCCGTCGAGCTTGTCCCAATCGGGGCATGCCGGTTGGCGGGCGAAGGTTGCCAGACCGACGAAGGGCAAATCCATCCGGTCGGGTGTGTTGCGGCTGGTGTTATCGGCGGTCATGGCGACCCCTTTCCAAGAACCCGGGCGACCTGCCGTCGACGGCCGGATGGGCTGATCGTTCGGCATCATTCGGCGGTGCGCTGCCCGACAGCGGAGCGGTGCTTAGAACGAAGCCGACGCCCCGCACGTTGCGGATCATGGGGGCTTCATTCGTCCCGTCGACCTTGCGACGCACTCGGCCCATGTGAAC harbors:
- the hemA gene encoding 5-aminolevulinate synthase produces the protein MFDYNESFQSAIAALKRERRYRTFADLERKAGQFPHALWNSPGGARNVVVWCSNDYLGMGQHPKVIEAMCTAARTMGAGAGGTRNISGTNRALVQLEAELADLHNKEAALVFTSGYVSNHTGIATIARLLPDCLILSDALNHNSMIEGVRAAGCARQIWRHNDLEHLEELLSRAAPGRPKLIVFESVYSMDGDVAPLKAICDLAQRYNAMTYLDEVHAVGMYGPRGAGIAERDGVMARIDVIEGTLAKAFGTLGGYIAGSSAVVDAVRSHAPGFIFTTALPPAVAAAAIASIAHLKVSDVERMGQRAAVAATKAALRGAGLPVLATETHIVPVMVGDPALCKQASDLLLERHGIYIQPINYPTVARGTERLRITPTPAHDVRLIQQLADALVSVWQGLDLPLGRDYRYVERRAQMLAAGG
- a CDS encoding catalase, coding for MSSETKRPPLAHASGTPVTDNLNIQTAGPRGPALLQDVWLIEKLAHFAREVIPERRMHAKGSGAHGTFTVTHDITRYTKAKIFSKIGKQTPMFARFSTVAGERGAADAERDIRGFALKFYTEEGNWDVVGNNTPVFFFRDPLRFPDLNHAIKRDPRTGMRSADNNWDFWTLLPEALHQVTIVMSERGIPKSFRHMHGFGSHAYSFLNAANERIWVKFHFRSQQGIQNLTDAEAEALVGKDRESHQRDLYGSIEAGDFPRWTLFIQVMTDAQAKAFPFNPFDLTKVWPKGDFPLIEVGFFELHRNPENVFAEVEQAAFSPANIVPGIGYSPDKMLQARLFSYGDAQRYRLGVNHHHIPVNAPKCPFHSYHRDGAMRTDGNLGGTPTYFPNSRGEWIDQPQLNEPPLETEGAAAHWDHRVDDDHWQQPGDLFRKMTPAQQQMLFDNTARQVGGAAKHIQERHIANCAKADPAYGAGVAKALGIDFRPQMIAAG
- a CDS encoding agmatinase yields the protein MTADNTSRNTPDRMDLPFVGLATFARQPACPDWDKLDGADVAILGIPIDTASSYRVGTRFGPRAIREVSMFHSFGQEGVFDFEDEVTYLTAAEVKIVDAGDSDVIYADTKRSLANAEQAVRALLDARTMPYILGGDHAITMATVAAFSNEKPIHIVHLDAHFDFIDERNGITWGHGSPMRRASEMRHVKGITTLGPHNMAAVSRKDWEAAKAYGTHVVPLRKLRAQGVAASLAHIPDGERVYVSIDIDSFDPSIAPGTATISHGGFSYYEGKDILREVARRFEVVGADFVEVSPPYDPSGITALLAARTSLDFIGSIFHERTKRRGRQPRAAA